TTTCGGAGGCAGCAACTTACGGATAAATCGGATGTGTACTCATTTGGGGTTGTTCTTTTCGAGGTTTTATGCGCTAGACCAGCTGTTGATCCATTGCTTAACCGGGATCAGGTGAATCTAGCCGAGTGGGCGATGGAGTGGCAAAAGAAGGGGTTCATTGAACAAATCGTTGATTGCCGTTTACTAGACCAGATAAAACCGAGCTCATTGAAAAAGTTCGGAGAAACAGCTGAAAAGTGTTTGGCTGAATATGGGGTCGACAGGCCGACAATGGGGGACGTCTTGTGGAACTTGGAACACGCATATCAACTTCAAACAAATGAGCCACAAGCTGCGACGGACAACATTTTATCTGATGATACAGGTGCTCCTAGGCTCATTCAGGGCGATCCCACGAGCAGTGAAGGTGTTGGTCAGGGGGGTAGCGGGGAGGGTCATTCGGACATTTCAACAACTCGAGTTTTTTCCCAGCTCCTGACCAATGAAGGGAGATGAGATTAGAGACTTATAGCTTATGAATTTTTTATTAACAGTTTAGCTACGTTGGGGCAATTGCCGAAGTTCGAAACTTTACATTGGATACAACCAAGGCATACACCTTATCGACGAAAGCAGATCGGCAAATGCTCCTTGCCTTGAACCAGTTAAACTACGTTGGGGCAGTTGTTCACTCGCTTGcatcttttgttattttttcctTCTCCCTTTTGTATGGAAGCCAGATAACTTTCAATTTTAATTGGTTAATCTTGTAATGGACGATCTCACTTATTTTTTATATAGTTTACAAGGTTTTGCcgttaaaaaaataagaagttaGGATTGTTTGTTGATACATTattcttgttttctttttacTTTCAAGATACTAGCAGCAACACGCAATGCTAcgtaatatataaatattatgtgttgtttttatataatatgataattattttaaaaaaaaaaattttgaaattattttaaaagtatttgattttaatatgatatgtctttttttttttttttgcaattttatagttttgtgggttttttttttttttttgtaatttaagATTGAGCATATAAGGCCATCTCCAATCCATATCCTCTATTTTTCATCCTCTATCCTCCAAAATAGAGATCCATGATCTCTATTTTCAAACACCTTCTCCAACCCATATCCTCTAAATAttactaaatactctatttctttaatttatttcattttcaattcatatcctctaaatattaattaccaaataattttttttaatttatttcattttcgaacacatacacacatataattaattaatttcatgaTATATTATTTAACTAAACTTAATTAATTCGCTAAACATGGCACAACTACATGTAATTCgcttattaattttcaaaaggactatatggcaatttttaaatatttattttgtaattatttttcacccCTTTTCAATCCTCTATATGAACAGTGATACTCCATAAATAGAGGATCACTGTTGCATACTCTAAAATGGAGGAAACAAATAGAGTACGGTTGGAGAAGATTTCATCCTCCATAATGGAGGATTCCTCCATTATGGAGGACGGTTGGAGATGCCCAAGAGAACAACTATGTGTTCTTGCTTTATAGTATAGATGTAACGTAAAGTACAATGCAAAAAcatgtgtgagacggttttacgggtcgtattttgtgagatgaatattttatttgggtcattcatgaaaaggtATTACTTTTTtacgctaagagtattactttttattgtgaatatcggtatggttgacccgtctcacagataaagattcgtaagaccgtctcacaagagatctactctacGTACAAATATTATGTGTGTTTgtatataatatgatatttattttgatttttttattttaaaattattcgaTTTTAATGGGATACATCTTTATTTGTCATTCGATAGTTTTGTGGGTTTTTTGTAATTTAAGATTAAGCATATATCATCTcgcattgtatatatataatatagatatataatACCGTACATttttacccaaaaaaaaaattttgacttaCTTTTAAAGTCAGATGAGATAGTTACAATTGAATTTCGAAGGAAATAGAGACTCGGGTGTTTTGTACGTATACCTCATTGTAGCTCTAAAATACTTCAGTTTATGCTCttacatatttttttgattAGTCAACACTCAAAATTCTCTCTAAAAGATTACATGAGATGGCGCAGCGTTGCCTACGCGCTAATGTCGGATTTCATATTTTTCTGgcaacaaataatatttttttaaggagaaataaatattttcaccacaaaaaatatattattagtaAAATTTAATAtccataaatattaaatttatccaaaaattatttcttttaatcttgctatatgtatatgtatacatacatataaaAGATCCATTTAATTGAGTTTCATAGAACAAAAAAATTACTTTATAATTGAATCTCGTGCTAAAGTTGCGATTTAATTTCACACGCTATACAAGTCATCtgcttaatttttaaaaaaatatatttataagcttTAAATTGGTCATTGAacgtaattttatttttatttctaaatTGCAAAGAACATCGTATCCCCACTGCTCAAAATCATTGGACTGATTTCGAGATTCCCCATTTTGAATTGTTGCTTTACaaagtataaaaaaataataataataaaaataataattcaatcATAGCCATACAGTATTCAAACGTTGATTCCAGCTCAAATTTCAGGTGCGTGTATGTATATTATATACACGCACACACTGGTACAAAGAGAGTCAATCGAGGTTGTGTGCAAGTGTGTTTTCTGGAGGGACTTGGGTTTTTGAATTGGGTGGAAATTTGAGGGAAAGTTTGGAGTTTTTGTGAACGATGGAGGTGGTTCTCAATATAAACGACGTGACGAATAGTGGGAATGAGAAAACGGACAATGCAATTATGCAGATCAACAAGATTTTCAAAGATGGGATTGGAATCGGCGGCATCTTCCACAGCGCTGTTCAGGTTTCTGAATCCCGTTGTATTTGTTTATCTTTTTGGTTAGTTCTTGGTTTGCTTTTTCTGTCACTAGATTATGTGTCAGATTCAGTGTTCTACCTTGCTTTCTGGGTttcatttatttatctatttggGGGATTGTGAGTTTAGTTTGCTATGAAAACTTGAAATTGCTGGTTTCTTCGTTCATTGGTCGCTTCACATAGCTGGATCTTACATGATATCTAACTGTTTTGGTTCATCTTGTGCTCTCTAGCTTCATAAAGACATGGGATTGCTGTTTTTGTAAGAAATATGACACATATTAAAAGAAGCGTGGCATGTAGGAATTGACGACGGCTAAGAAGCCTACTATTTTTTTGACGAACAGCACATGCAgtctcaaatttttgaaaaattgagaCGTGCACGCACCTCTTCTTTGACAATCAAGCTCTCACAATAAActcgttgatggtatgagatgcctataaatagcagcgattgaggtccctaagcacacacctcaaataagaaaaatatacacCATCTATAGAGAAAGTGCAGTGCTTAAAAGACTTCAATCGGAGGAAAAGCAGAGAAatcaaaaattttcaatggccggagaTAGTTCTCGAtccgcttccgcatattatatatcatgttagaaaatttctgacattttGTATTAGAGCCGTGATACCTCTTccttgaaaatatttgaattcATCATTAAATTTTAGGGAAAAGAATTTCAAGTTTTACGTAAGAAACTTAAAATTGAAGATCGGATAAAACAATATTAAGAAACTTACCTTATAATTTTGCTCTCGGTTGAAATCTTGAAAATCGAAAAAGGTTTTTGAAATTTGATAGCCGGAGAGAAATTGCCGAATGTTGAAGATGATTCTGGCTTCAATACTGAATTGTGAATGTATAATAACGTGCATGTGAGGGAGACAATAGAATTGAAAGCATTGTCGATaatcattaaattttttaattaaaaaaatttaattaaaaaatttaatgatgCGGGACCCACAAGTTGATCATGTGTCAGTatgtttcaattttatttattattatttttttaaaaaaaattaataataataataataattaaagtgaGACCCACAATTAATTATGCAGGGACACACATGTTGGTAATAATtcgatttttattattattgttttaaaaataaaaataaaaataaataaataatgattaatgtgttattaagttatatgtataattcagtatacatatagcatttggtcaaataatttgtacacattaGAATAATTCCAAATTCGACGTAatttataatacatgtttagaaattattttttcatgttagatataatgtcaaatattatggataagtgtttgatgtgtacatacaaatttaatattatgtttgcatttatttttaagttttttaaatgcaaactgtattgaaaaatattttggtaaatcaatattcacattatgttcatattaaatttaaattatattgagttgtttataatttaaattgaacatatcaagtaagatgtaaatataatatttaaaataaaatatttcagatgttcacaaatgaacaaataatcctcactttatcactattctgataaaagagaaaaactgatgaggagCCCACATTTTAACGTAAATgtgatcctcactttatcactactctgattgaagagaaaaactgatggtgattatatttgttcatattaagtaaaaatgtgaatataaagttattaaatgaaaaaattttgcttcacataaatgtggataattaaagtgaataataattataatgtgACATGAGAAAACATGATCTGGAGAGTTCTTCATAGATCGGTTTAAATTGCCTTGACTTGCCACTGGTCTCCCTGAGAAATGTTGTTCTGACTAAgagttaggtatttaaagggccttagcactacctatctttcctaggagcactcttggaaaatgttgattatgttaCTAAATAATTGTTATATAAAGTATTAAAGTAAAGCCAAAATTATGTCCGGTgaaccgtataattttaaataattgaggaatagccaCAGCATCCTTAATTATGTGaaaattatgcattaagtggatttggatcacataatggacatcaattgtaattaattatataaacataacaAATTTTACCccacatggatttttattatatttatataagtaattaggttaaaatatcaaattatatttttcttaatataCCCACAGGAGTTATGGAAAAtacattttgatagttttatcataaagttacagaaaagtcttattgaattaaaattttagcccacaGGCAAATTTATgtcactagatttttaaaacatgaattatattgGTAAAAAatgatattgtctcaaaattttaagcatatgatattttgtgcagttatgaaacctgcgagtttttctgatatgaaatgtgacGTTCCTGAACTAAAGGGcgataactataaaatatggaaagaaagaattcttcttcaattagggtggatggatattgattatgctatacggAAAGACGAACCATCTACTATTACTAAAAACAGCATTtcggatgatgttgatctttatgaaaaatgggagcgatctaatcgactctgCATAATGTTCGtaaagaccaaaatctctgctggtatgcgtggttctgtcgaccagcataataatgtcaaagaattactgaaggctattgatgaacagtttcagtcttcagataagGCACTTGCAAGCACCCTTATTATggaattctcttcattaaggctcacTAGTGTAAGAGGTGTGCGAGAGCACATAATGAAAATGTGGGACATAGCGGCTCGGCTAAAGACACTAGAAGTGAAAATGTCTGAAACTTTTCTTGTGCGCTATATTTTATGTACTCTTCCACAACAatatggacccttcaaaatttcctacaacacacataaggataaatggtcaatcaatgaattaatgaccatgtgtgttcaagaggaaggaaGGTTGTTAATGGAAACGAGTAATAATGTTTTTATGACTACACAAAGAAAGTATAAAAATcaagccaaagtcaagggaaaAGGGAAAGGAATAATTCCACTCCAACCTGATatcaagaaagaatccaagtgtttcttCTGTAAAAAGACGGGACACATAAAGAAGGATTGCATTAAATTTAAGGACCGGCTTGAAAAAAAAGGTATTTCTACTTCATTAGTCTGTTATGAATATAATATGGTTGATATAATTTATAACatatggtggattgattctaGTTCTACAATCCATGTTACAACTACTTTGCAGGGTATGCAAAACCTAAGGAAGCCAATAGAAAATGAACGGAGCATctattcaggaaacaagatgtcttcgcatGTGGAGGCTATTGGGACTTGCTGCCTTATATTGGAtagtggttttattttaaaattgaaaaagacattttatgttcctagtttttctaggaatttaatttcagtttcaaaacttgtaccttttggttattcatttcagtttttggataaatcaataaatttgttttataaatcaaatcttattggaaatggtacaatggttgatggtcttttatctatttctttacaaaataataacaccactatgcatgttcaaggaggtattaaaagatgtgttataaataaaaattcctCTATGCTATGGCATTCGGAGATTGGGACAAATCTCCATAGagagaattaaaagattagtaaatgatggagtactcagtactttagattttattgattttgagacttgtgtggaCTGTATTAAGGGAAAAcagaccaataagtctaaaaagggtgccaagaggagtacagaaatattagaaatcatacattcagaCATTTTCACTTCTAGTGTCTTTAGCCGAGCCGCTATGTCCCACATTTTCATTATGTGCTCTCGCACACCTCTTACACTAgtgagccttaatgaagagaatttCATAATAAGGGTGCTTGCAAGTGCcttatctgaagactgaaaccgttcatcaatagccttcagtaattctttgacattattatgctggtcgacagaaccacgcataccagcagagattttggtctttatgaacattataaagagtcgattagatcgctcccatttttcataaagatcaacatcatccgaaatgctgttttcagtaatagcagatggttcatctttccgtatagcataatcaatatctATCCACCctaattgaaaaagaattttttctttccatattttatagttatcgCCCTTTAGTTCAGGAACgtcacatttcatatcagaaaaactcgcaggtttcataactgcacaaaatatcatatgcttaaaattttgagacaatatcatgttttaccaaaataattcatgttttaaaaatctggtgatataaaatttgcctgtgggctaaaattttaattcaataagacttttctgtaactttatgataaaactatcaaaatgtatttttcataaCTCCTGTGGGtatattaagaaaaatataatttgatattttaacctaattagttatataaatataataaaaatcacaGTGgagtaaaatttattatgtttatataattaattacaattgatgtccattatgtgattcaaatccacttaatgcataattttcacataattaaggatgttgtggctattcctcaattatttaaaattttacagtTCACCAGACATAATTTTGGCTTTACTTTAatactttatataataattatttagtaacataatcaacattttcCAAGAGTGCTCTCAGGAAAGATAGGTAGTGCTAAGGCcctttaaatacctaactccTAGTCAGAGCAACATTCCTCAGGGAGACCAGTGGCAAGTCAAGGCAATTTAAACCGATCTATGAATAACTCCCCAGATCATGTTTTCTCATgtcaccttataattattattcactttaattatccacatttatttgaatctttataagccaaaattttttcatttaataactttatattcacatttttacttaatatgaacaaatacaatcaccatcagtttttctcttcaatcagagtagtgataaactGAGGATCACATTTACTTGAAAATGTGGCctcctcatcagtttttctcttttatcagagtagtgataaagtgaggattatttgttcatttgtgaacatctgaaatattttattttaaatattatatttacatCTTATTTGAtatgttcattttaaattataaacaactcaatataatttaatatgaacataatgtgaatattgatttaccaaaatatttttgaatacagtttgcatttaaaaaacttaaaactaAATGCAagcataatattaaatttgcatgtacacatcaaacacttatccataatatttgatattatatctaacatgcaaaaataatttctaaacatgtattagaaattacgtcgaacttggaattattttaatgtgtacaaattatttGACCAAATACTATATGTATATTgaattatacatataacttaataatacattaatcattatttatttattattattattattttttaattttaaaaacaataataataaaaaccgAATTATTACCAACATGTGGGTCCCGCATAATTAATTGTGAGTCtcacattaattattattattattattattattatttttaatttttttaaaaataataataataaataaataaatataattgaaatataCCGACACATGATTCAATTATCAACTTGTGGGTCCCGcatcattaaatttttttttaattaaaaaatttaatgattATCGACAATGCTTTCAATTCTATTGTCTCCCACACATGCACGTTATTATACATTCACAATTCAGTATTGAAGCCAAAATCATCTTCAACATTCGGCAATTTATCTCCGGCTATCAAATTTCAGAAACCTTCTTCGATTTTCAAGATTTCAACCGAGAACAAAATTACTAAGTAagtttcttaatatttttttatctgatcttcaattttaagtttcttatataaaacttaaaattcttttcctaaaatttaatgatatgaaatcaaatattttcaaggTAGAGGTatcacggctctgataccaaatgtcagaatttttctcaaaaatcatgttttcacgtatatataaacatgatatataatatgcggaagcgaATCGAGAATTACCTTTGGtcattaaaaatttttatttctcTGCTTTTCCTCCGATTGAAGTCTTCCAAGCACTGCACTCTCTCTATAGATGGTGTATATTTTTCTTATCTGAggtgtgtgcttagggacctcaatcgctgctatttataggcatctcataccatcaacgagTTTATTATGAGAGCTTGATTGTCAAAGAAGAGGTGCGTGCACGCAGGGACGTAgccagaaaatattttaatcctGGGCTGTGAGGGGAACATTTTTGGAAGAGTATTGAGATGGGAACAAACCTGACCTCTGAGCCAACGAAGGTTGTGGGGGGAACAACAGGTTTTACGTGAAATTTCCAACCAGTCTCTTGTTTTCATTTTGGGGAGACAACTGTGAAAGAAAACCCTCTGGAAATAGGCTAAAAATTGGGCTAAAAATTGAAAATGCAAGgctaaaaaaaaaactcaatccATATTCCTCACTAGGCCCAAAAATGTAGACTGGGCTGGAGCCCACCCCAGCCTTTGGGGTGGCTCCGTCCCCGTTCACGtctcaatttttcaaaaatttgaggcTGCATGTGTTGTTCGTCAAAAAAATGGTAGGCTTCATGGCCGTCGCCAAATAGATGGTGTATATTTTTCTTATCTGATGTGTGTGCTTAGTGACCTCAATCGGAGAAAAAGCAGGGAAATCAAAAAATTTCAATGACCGGAGGTAATTCTCGATCCGCTTCCGCACATTatatatcatgtttatatatacgtgaaaacatgatttttgagaaaaattctgaCAGTTTTATCAGAGTTTTCGTTTTCTTGAAAGGTTTATGGTGATGAGGAATGGTCATTCGGGTTCTGTGAACATGGCACTGGAGTGTTTAGCTGTTCATCAACAAAGAATCCTATGTATACATTTCGTGAAAGCATTAAACTTGGCGAGACAACATTCACTATCTTTAAGGTCAATCAGATCCTAAGGGAACTCGGTAGGGAGTGGTCTGGATACTCGTATGATTTGTTATCTAAAAATTGCAATCATTTCTGTGATGAGCTTTGTGAAAGACTCGGTGTGCCAAAGCTTCCAGGTAAATAACTGCAGTTCTTTTACTCTTGTTTGTCTCGCATTCACGACATGTAATTCAAAATGTTTAATCCCATGCATCTCTTGGAGATTGTGGTTCATTAATATGTTTGTCTCTCAGATCAGAACACATGCAGTTCTGCTTATTATTTGGATAATTTATAAAAAGTGGATTGATAATTGGAGTTGAAGTGTTTTTCTACTGGTAGAACATGAAACTTTGAAGAAATTTAGTTTGAAAATTGGCAATCTCGCTGTTTATTCATACAATCTTTATTCATGGCTCGTCTTCTTCTTATATGacgaaaataaattcaattttgaCCGTTTTACCATGCTaagctaattttttttataatgacACCTAAAAATTTCATGACAAGATTCACTTGTCTAGCTTTAGTATTAGTTGAGGTGATTTGATAATGAATTTATTCTTGTAGATGTGTTAAGTTATTCTTTAGATTATGTCGTGCATTGGAAGGAACACCTTAAATTGCCTGACCACTGCATCCCAGATAGATAATTGATGCAGAATTGGATTCAAACACATCCGTGTCATTTTCCTTGGCTATCTACAACACTGCTCTTATAGGTTTTGCAACAGGTTGGATAAACAGGTTTGCGCATGCAGGGGATACCGCTGTAGAAATAGCTGGAAACACAGCCTATCGAGTAAGATGATCTTTCACTTTGTAGTTT
This sequence is a window from Primulina tabacum isolate GXHZ01 chromosome 17, ASM2559414v2, whole genome shotgun sequence. Protein-coding genes within it:
- the LOC142531839 gene encoding uncharacterized protein LOC142531839; amino-acid sequence: MEVVLNINDVTNSGNEKTDNAIMQINKIFKDGIGIGGIFHSAVQVYGDEEWSFGFCEHGTGVFSCSSTKNPMYTFRESIKLGETTFTIFKVNQILRELGREWSGYSYDLLSKNCNHFCDELCERLGVPKLPGWINRFAHAGDTAVEIAGNTAYRFRQAKAEIVTASKVAYRFLAGVASNNQINSPNSPGNTSNRGSPRLQSAWFKNLMSTGAKPSSSLELENQDEDVTLQRQRQEDLRSNS